From the genome of Danio aesculapii chromosome 16, fDanAes4.1, whole genome shotgun sequence, one region includes:
- the pomgnt2 gene encoding protein O-linked-mannose beta-1,4-N-acetylglucosaminyltransferase 2, protein MRAIGCRMNLPAVLNGLLVSVVAALLWKYVRLIEHTSQLEEELQLTRQSQEFSQVRIDYHGALLALQEHGTRMVCTGKMHTDRICRFDYLCYCTEAEEFVFFHSNASVMLPNLGSRRFQPALLDLSSVEDHNTQYFNFLELPAAALKFMPKPVFVPDVTLILNRFNPDNLMHIFHDDLLPVYYTMQQYSDLDDEARLVFMEGWGEGAHFDLYRLMSSKQPLLKDQLKTFGKLMCFTKSYVGLSKMTTWYQYGFVQPQGPKANILISGNEIRQFASFVMERLNITREEEEDDDDDYIVVFKRTTNRLILNEAELLLALAQELQMRTVTVSLEEQSFDNIIQIISKAAMLVSMHGAQMITSMFLPRGAAVVELFPYGVNPEQYTPYKTLASLPGMDLQYVAWRNTMEENTVNFPDRPWDQGGIVHLEKEEQERILASKEVPRHLCCRNPEWLFRIYQDTTVDLASFLDVLRDGLKKLNFKKAKVASTVHPGRVREPKCQTSVQATNEAKLSVSWQIPWNLKYLKVKEVKYEVWIQEQGENTYMPYILPHQNYTFSENIKPFTTYLVWVRCIFNKNLLGPFADVLICKT, encoded by the exons ATGCGTGCTATTGGGTGTAGGATGAACCTACCGGCAGTGCTGAATGGCCTGCTGGTGTCAGTGGTGGCAGCCTTGCTTTGGAAATACGTTCGTCTGATTGAACACACATCACAGCTGGAAGAGGAGCTACAGCTCACACGCCAGTCACAAGAGTTTTCACAG GTGCGTATTGATTACCACGGTGCCTTGTTGGCACTCCAAGAGCATGGCACCAGAATGGTGTGCACTGGCAAGATGCACACTGATCGCATCTGCCGTTTCGACTACCTCTGCTACTGCACAGAGGCCGAGGAGTTTGTATTCTTCCACAGTAATGCCTCTGTGATGTTGCCCAACCTTGGCTCTCGGCGTTTCCAACCAGCCCTGCTGGACCTCTCATCTGTAGAAGACCACAACACGCAATATTTTAACTTTCTTGAGCTTCCAGCGGCGGCTCTGAAATTCATGCCAAAACCTGTGTTTGTGCCAGACGTCACTCTTATTCTGAATCGATTCAATCCAGACAACCTCATGCACATTTTCCACGATGATCTTTTGCCAGTCTACTACACCATGCAGCAGTATTCAGACTTGGATGATGAAGCCAGACTCGTTTTCATGGAGGGTTGGGGTGAAGGGGCTCACTTCGATCTCTATCGCTTGATGAGCAGTAAGCAACCACTTCTCAAAGACCAGTTGAAGACCTTCGGCAAGCTCATGTGCTTCACCAAGTCCTATGTAGGACTGTCAAAGATGACCACATGGTACCAGTATGGCTTTGTGCAACCCCAAGGACCCAAAGCCAATATTTTGATATCAGGTAACGAGATCCGTCAGTTTGCTTCATTTGTGATGGAGAGGCTGAACATCAcaagagaggaggaggaggatgatgatgatgactacaTTGTAGTTTTTAAACGTACCACGAACAGGCTCATCCTGAACGAGGCTGAGCTGCTTCTGGCTTTAGCTCAAGAGTTGCAGATGAGGACGGTCACTGTGTCTTTGGAGGAGCAGTCGTTTGATAACATCATCCAAATTATTAGCAAGGCAGCCATGCTGGTCAGCATGCATGGAGCCCAGATGATCACCTCCATGTTTTTGCCCCGTGGTGCAGCTGTGGTCGAGCTCTTCCCTTATGGTGTGAACCCGGAACAGTACACTCCCTACAAAACCTTGGCGTCCTTACCTGGCATGGACCTACAGTATGTTGCTTGGAGAAATACCATGGAAGAGAACACTGTCAATTTCCCTGATCGCCCTTGGGACCAGGGTGGCATTGTCCACTTAGAGAAGGAGGAACAAGAACGTATCCTTGCCAGCAAGGAGGTGCCAAGACATCTTTGTTGTCGTAATCCAGAATGGCTTTTTCGCATTTACCAGGACACTACTGTAGACCTTGCCTCTTTCCTGGACGTACTCAGAGATGGTTTAAAAAAGCTTAACTTTAAAAAGGCCAAGGTGGCTAGCACTGTACATCCCGGTCGAGTCCGAGAGCCCAAGTGTCAGACTTCAGTACAGGCCACCAATGAAGCAAAGCTCTCGGTCTCATGGCAGATCCCTTGGAACCTGAAGTACCTGAAGGTCAAAGAGGTGAAATATGAGGTGTGGATCCAGGAACAGGGAGAGAACACATATATGCCTTACATTCTGCCCCACCAGAACTACACCTTTTCAGAGAACATCAAACCCTTTACCACATATTTAGTGTGGGTGCGCTGCATCTTTAACAAGAACCTCTTGGGTCCATTTGCAGATGTTCTTATATGTAAAACTTGA